In Scomber japonicus isolate fScoJap1 chromosome 19, fScoJap1.pri, whole genome shotgun sequence, a single genomic region encodes these proteins:
- the LOC128380295 gene encoding heterogeneous nuclear ribonucleoprotein D0-like isoform X1: protein MSDDYEFSEDPTPTRMEEDGEANSDDPMSAAGDCGPTGGEAEGSRIDASKNEEDEGKMFVGGLSWDTTKKDLKDYFSKFGEVVDCTLKLDPMTGRSRGFGFVLFKDAESVDKVATQKEHKLNGKVIDPKKAKAMKSKEPVKKIFVGGLSPDTPEEKVREYFGAFGEVESIELPMENKTNKRRGFCFITFKEEDPVKTIMEKKYHNIGLSKCEIKVAMSKEQYQQQQYWGGRGGYSSRSRGRGGGPNQNWNQGYGNYWNQGYGNYGYGNQGYGGYGGYDYSGYNNYYGYGDDSIVDQSAGYGKSPRRGGHTNSYKPY from the exons atGTCGGATGATTATGAATTCAGTGAAGACCCGACCCCGACTAGGATGGAGGAGGACGGAGAGGCCAACAGCGACGACCCGATGTCTGCAGCCGGGGACTGCGGCCCAACGGGGGGCGAGGCCGAGGGCTCGAGGATAGACGCCAGTAAGAATGAAGAAGATGAAGG GAAAATGTTTGTTGGAGGTCTCAGTTGGGACACGACTAAGAAGGACCTGAAAGATTACTTCTCTAAGTTTGGGGAGGTTGTAGACTGCACTTTAAAACTGGACCCGATGACCGGCCGCTCCAGGGGCTTCGGCTTCGTGCTCTTCAAAGACGCCGAAAGTGTTGACAAG GTTGCCACACAGAAGGAGCACAAACTCAACGGGAAGGTCATTGACCCCAAAAAAGCCAAGGCCATGAAGAGCAAGGAGCCTGTAAAGAAGATCTTTGTCGGCGGTCTCTCTCCAGACACTCCTGAAGAGAAAGTCAGAGAGTACTTTGGTGCCTTCGGAGAG GTGGAGTCTATTGAGCTTCCCatggagaacaaaacaaacaaaagaagagGTTTCTGCTTCATCACATTCAAAGAGGAAGACCCAGTCAAGACGATCATGGAGAAGAAGTACCACAACATCGGACTAAGCAAA TGTGAAATAAAGGTGGCGATGTCTAAGGAGCagtaccagcagcagcagtactggGGAGGCCGAGGCGGATACTCGTCCAGGTCTCGAGGTCGAGGCGGCG GTCCCAATCAGAATTGGAACCAGGGTTACGGCAACTACTGGAATCAAGGCTATGGAAATTATGGCTACGGTAATCAAGGCTACGGAGGATATGGTGGCTATGATTACTCTGGGTACAACAACTATTACGGCTATGGTGACGACAGCA TTGTAGATCAATCTGCTGGATACGGCAAGTCGCCACGACGTGGTGGTCACACCAACAGTTACAAGCCGTATTAA
- the LOC128380295 gene encoding heterogeneous nuclear ribonucleoprotein D0-like isoform X2, translated as MSDDYEFSEDPTPTRMEEDGEANSDDPMSAAGDCGPTGGEAEGSRIDASKNEEDEGKMFVGGLSWDTTKKDLKDYFSKFGEVVDCTLKLDPMTGRSRGFGFVLFKDAESVDKVATQKEHKLNGKVIDPKKAKAMKSKEPVKKIFVGGLSPDTPEEKVREYFGAFGEVESIELPMENKTNKRRGFCFITFKEEDPVKTIMEKKYHNIGLSKCEIKVAMSKEQYQQQQYWGGRGGYSSRSRGRGGGPNQNWNQGYGNYWNQGYGNYGYGNQGYGGYGGYDYSGYNNYYGYGDDSIDQSAGYGKSPRRGGHTNSYKPY; from the exons atGTCGGATGATTATGAATTCAGTGAAGACCCGACCCCGACTAGGATGGAGGAGGACGGAGAGGCCAACAGCGACGACCCGATGTCTGCAGCCGGGGACTGCGGCCCAACGGGGGGCGAGGCCGAGGGCTCGAGGATAGACGCCAGTAAGAATGAAGAAGATGAAGG GAAAATGTTTGTTGGAGGTCTCAGTTGGGACACGACTAAGAAGGACCTGAAAGATTACTTCTCTAAGTTTGGGGAGGTTGTAGACTGCACTTTAAAACTGGACCCGATGACCGGCCGCTCCAGGGGCTTCGGCTTCGTGCTCTTCAAAGACGCCGAAAGTGTTGACAAG GTTGCCACACAGAAGGAGCACAAACTCAACGGGAAGGTCATTGACCCCAAAAAAGCCAAGGCCATGAAGAGCAAGGAGCCTGTAAAGAAGATCTTTGTCGGCGGTCTCTCTCCAGACACTCCTGAAGAGAAAGTCAGAGAGTACTTTGGTGCCTTCGGAGAG GTGGAGTCTATTGAGCTTCCCatggagaacaaaacaaacaaaagaagagGTTTCTGCTTCATCACATTCAAAGAGGAAGACCCAGTCAAGACGATCATGGAGAAGAAGTACCACAACATCGGACTAAGCAAA TGTGAAATAAAGGTGGCGATGTCTAAGGAGCagtaccagcagcagcagtactggGGAGGCCGAGGCGGATACTCGTCCAGGTCTCGAGGTCGAGGCGGCG GTCCCAATCAGAATTGGAACCAGGGTTACGGCAACTACTGGAATCAAGGCTATGGAAATTATGGCTACGGTAATCAAGGCTACGGAGGATATGGTGGCTATGATTACTCTGGGTACAACAACTATTACGGCTATGGTGACGACAGCA TAGATCAATCTGCTGGATACGGCAAGTCGCCACGACGTGGTGGTCACACCAACAGTTACAAGCCGTATTAA
- the si:ch73-234b20.5 gene encoding vesicle-associated membrane protein 8 isoform X1: MADTNTEAPAPSGSKLDQVQGQVNEVKVILKDNINKVLERGDRLDDLIGKTDDLQASADSFQKTSTRVARKYWWKNVKLMIIIGVIVVIIIILIILAATKVI; encoded by the exons ATG GCTGACACAAACACTGAAGCACCGGCCCCCAGCGGGTCAAAGCTTGACCAGGTGCAGGGTCAGGTGAACGAGGTCAAAGTCATCCTGAAAGACAACATCAATAAAGTGCTGGAGAGGGGCGACCGATTAGACGATCTGATTGGCAAGACTGATGACCTGCAGGCATCT GCTGACTCCTTCCAAAAAACATCCACACGGGTGGCCAGGAAATACTGGTGGAAAAACGTtaaattaatgataataattggTGTGATCGTGgtgatcatcatcatcctcatcatcctcgcAGCTACAAAAGTTATATAG
- the LOC128380295 gene encoding heterogeneous nuclear ribonucleoprotein D0-like isoform X3, producing MSDDYEFSEDPTPTRMEEDGEANSDDPMSAAGDCGPTGGEAEGSRIDASKNEEDEGKMFVGGLSWDTTKKDLKDYFSKFGEVVDCTLKLDPMTGRSRGFGFVLFKDAESVDKVATQKEHKLNGKVIDPKKAKAMKSKEPVKKIFVGGLSPDTPEEKVREYFGAFGEVESIELPMENKTNKRRGFCFITFKEEDPVKTIMEKKYHNIGLSKCEIKVAMSKEQYQQQQYWGGRGGYSSRSRGRGGGPNQNWNQGYGNYWNQGYGNYGYGNQGYGGYGGYDYSGYNNYYGYGDDSNQSAGYGKSPRRGGHTNSYKPY from the exons atGTCGGATGATTATGAATTCAGTGAAGACCCGACCCCGACTAGGATGGAGGAGGACGGAGAGGCCAACAGCGACGACCCGATGTCTGCAGCCGGGGACTGCGGCCCAACGGGGGGCGAGGCCGAGGGCTCGAGGATAGACGCCAGTAAGAATGAAGAAGATGAAGG GAAAATGTTTGTTGGAGGTCTCAGTTGGGACACGACTAAGAAGGACCTGAAAGATTACTTCTCTAAGTTTGGGGAGGTTGTAGACTGCACTTTAAAACTGGACCCGATGACCGGCCGCTCCAGGGGCTTCGGCTTCGTGCTCTTCAAAGACGCCGAAAGTGTTGACAAG GTTGCCACACAGAAGGAGCACAAACTCAACGGGAAGGTCATTGACCCCAAAAAAGCCAAGGCCATGAAGAGCAAGGAGCCTGTAAAGAAGATCTTTGTCGGCGGTCTCTCTCCAGACACTCCTGAAGAGAAAGTCAGAGAGTACTTTGGTGCCTTCGGAGAG GTGGAGTCTATTGAGCTTCCCatggagaacaaaacaaacaaaagaagagGTTTCTGCTTCATCACATTCAAAGAGGAAGACCCAGTCAAGACGATCATGGAGAAGAAGTACCACAACATCGGACTAAGCAAA TGTGAAATAAAGGTGGCGATGTCTAAGGAGCagtaccagcagcagcagtactggGGAGGCCGAGGCGGATACTCGTCCAGGTCTCGAGGTCGAGGCGGCG GTCCCAATCAGAATTGGAACCAGGGTTACGGCAACTACTGGAATCAAGGCTATGGAAATTATGGCTACGGTAATCAAGGCTACGGAGGATATGGTGGCTATGATTACTCTGGGTACAACAACTATTACGGCTATGGTGACGACAGCA ATCAATCTGCTGGATACGGCAAGTCGCCACGACGTGGTGGTCACACCAACAGTTACAAGCCGTATTAA